Proteins encoded in a region of the Zunongwangia endophytica genome:
- a CDS encoding glycerophosphodiester phosphodiesterase family protein, translated as MKIFKLVIVGIFSFFISCAAPKISSNLKDTIEVFNDANSKMILVAAHRGAHLNNFENSIASTKKAIQIGVDIIEVDLRTTKDGHLVLMHDSKIDRTTTGNGEVEEMTLAEIRQYHLKSSSGKISEESVPTFEEFLKITKGKIMVDLDMKTDNVEGILTNVAKNAIDNEVLYFDNDYNQLNKIQNLKKSAQLMPRAYSYQMADSAITRFKPAVIHIDDKFYTSKVVELIKNNNAKIWINTLGKFDSEIREGEIENVMKKILKNGANIIQTDEPEKLLEFLKSKNLHN; from the coding sequence ATGAAGATTTTTAAGCTGGTAATAGTAGGGATATTCTCCTTTTTTATTTCTTGTGCAGCACCCAAAATTTCTAGTAATCTCAAAGACACTATAGAAGTTTTTAACGATGCTAATTCAAAAATGATTTTGGTGGCTGCCCATAGGGGAGCACATTTAAATAATTTTGAAAATTCTATAGCATCCACAAAAAAAGCTATCCAAATTGGCGTAGATATCATAGAAGTAGACTTACGAACCACTAAAGATGGACATTTAGTTTTAATGCACGATTCTAAAATAGATCGAACCACTACTGGTAATGGGGAAGTAGAGGAGATGACTTTAGCAGAAATTCGTCAATATCACTTAAAATCATCTTCTGGAAAAATAAGTGAGGAGTCTGTACCTACTTTCGAGGAGTTCTTAAAGATAACTAAGGGTAAAATTATGGTCGATCTAGATATGAAAACTGATAATGTGGAAGGAATTCTTACTAATGTAGCGAAAAATGCTATTGATAATGAAGTTTTATATTTTGATAATGATTATAATCAATTAAATAAAATTCAAAACTTAAAAAAATCAGCACAATTGATGCCTCGTGCATATTCATATCAGATGGCAGATTCGGCAATTACTCGGTTTAAGCCCGCTGTAATTCATATAGATGATAAATTTTATACTAGTAAAGTGGTAGAATTAATTAAAAATAATAATGCCAAAATTTGGATAAACACTTTAGGGAAATTTGATTCTGAAATTCGAGAAGGAGAGATAGAAAATGTAATGAAAAAAATACTTAAGAACGGAGCCAATATTATACAGACCGATGAACCTGAAAAATTATTGGAGTTTTTAAAATCTAAGAATCTACATAATTAG
- a CDS encoding RNA polymerase sigma-70 factor, with translation MDDELLKTLKEGDKRALTALYNKYWKMLYISSFNLLNKRETCEEIIQDVFIDLWNNRSKVEIRVSLKSYLFACVRYKVFSEFRKSKTLHVELFENIDSRLQQVTPESKIIHEELKEHIKVVVNNLPEKCQNVYKLSRYEQLTHKEISEKLGVSTKTVENHITIALKILRSSLGDIYFIVLLFHL, from the coding sequence ATGGATGATGAATTACTTAAAACACTAAAAGAAGGAGACAAGCGAGCATTAACAGCTTTATATAATAAGTATTGGAAAATGTTATATATATCTTCTTTTAATCTTCTAAATAAAAGAGAGACTTGTGAAGAAATTATTCAAGACGTGTTCATTGATCTATGGAATAACCGATCTAAGGTTGAGATTAGAGTTTCATTAAAAAGTTATCTCTTTGCATGCGTGAGATATAAAGTATTTTCAGAATTTAGGAAGAGTAAAACTTTGCACGTTGAGTTATTTGAAAATATAGACTCTAGATTACAACAAGTTACTCCCGAATCTAAGATTATTCACGAGGAATTAAAAGAACATATAAAAGTCGTAGTAAATAATCTTCCTGAAAAATGCCAAAACGTATATAAACTGAGTAGATATGAGCAACTGACTCATAAGGAGATTTCAGAAAAGTTAGGTGTTTCAACTAAAACAGTAGAAAATCACATTACAATAGCTCTTAAAATTCTTCGCTCATCTCTTGGGGATATATACTTTATAGTACTACTTTTTCATCTATAA